In the Pelmatolapia mariae isolate MD_Pm_ZW linkage group LG10_11, Pm_UMD_F_2, whole genome shotgun sequence genome, AGAAGTGTGGTCTTCACCAAACCTGCACACAGCAGCTGCTCAGCCGAGCCGCTGCCTTCACTCACGCACGGAGGGTATCCACGCGCCTTCAAGTCAACATGGTGCTTTCCGTGGCTCGTTACAAACGATCTGAGATATATGAAGTAGTAATTGTATTTAATATCATACTAGGCAGATTTACTGCACTGCCATTTACTACACATTTACCCGTGTTTGGCCATTGTCAGTACATCTCGCTCGTTGTAAACTTTCTGTAAGTATGTGTAACATTCACAATGATATTGTTGATGGTAACGTGTATGATTCCAGCCTACCTGATAGgtacttttgactttttgtagTTCAGTTCACTGATTGACTATCCTGCAGTGCTGTTTTCATGTATTCCTGTTTCATCCACTTTAATAAAGTGTCCTGTGTTACAGTAACAGTGAGTTGTGGATTTACTTAATCAATGCCTAAGTTGGGCTTTAATCTGCCTTGGACATGTAGACACAACTCTGTAGAAACACATAACAGACCTGAACCAAAGAAGCAATGTGTACAAGCAGGCAAAGACAAGTTTTGGAAGTATTTGTACAACACATGCctccacaacaacttcagtgTTTCCTGGAATTGATTAGGAAACACTAACAGAGCTATTATCTGTTATGTGAGTCAAATTTCCCCAGAATAGTCTTGGTTGACATCAGGTGACTGTGAAAGCCATGGTGTGTGATCACGCCTTTTTCATAATCAACTATTCAGTCTATTTGTCACGGGACAAACATAATCTCTCATAGCAAGTTTGTAATGATTTTACAACTCTTTTACCTTTGACAGGTGAACCCTAACATGGCAGCAAAGTGCAACAATGTCTCCCTGTGTAGGGGTCAAGAGTTCAGGACATGCCTTTAATTTCTTGCCTGTCTGTAAATGACAGTGTCATGGCATGAATAATCCTTCAGATTTTACCAgtagaaaagtaaaacaattaCATCATCTCATCAGGAGAACCTAAAAGACTCCTCTTATGGCTCGGCTTTGCACATAATaatcacagaagaaaagaaaggaattgATTTTCAATTGCACTTAATTTCAGGGGACTTTCCAACCTGTTGGTTCAAAAGAGCCAAAAGAAAATCCTCATCAATGTTGGAGTTAAAACTAGATGCTTTTATTGGAATATACACTAATAATGCTTACAGTCCTGTCATTGTAAACCagtcaaaatacataaataacacATTGTGATCATGCTGAAGACCACAGACAGCAGCCCAGGCGTCAGGTGGGATAAAGGAGCTGGAAACATCAcctgataaagaaaaaacagacagactgaatgaaagaaagaaggcTTCTTCATTGCACATTTTCCACCAATCACAAGCCTCTTCTTTCACTCTAGACTTTTGACCGATAGGATGACCTGTCATACTGCAGTTATTAACATTTAAACGAGACTGTTCTACGAGTTTATAGTTAAACCACACAGTGAGCCAGCAGAGCGTCTGTAATTAAACACTTTACTTTCACACAGGTTTGCGTCACAGCTGCTTTTTGTTGATTAAAGTAAATCAACTTTAACCCAGAGCGGGTCAGACCAGTGAGTGTGCTCTGTGTGACCCGCCATGTCAGAGGAGTTAGTTCATTTAAGGTCGTACTGCTCTCAGATGCTGTGTGTGGCCCTTAAAAGAGCCGTTATTATCAGCGCGCTTCTCCCGGAGCTTCATTTCGCCTTCTCCGTCTTCTTGGGCAGCAGCACGGCCTGGATGTTGGGCAGCACGCCGCCCTGAGCGATCGTCACTCGGCCCAGCAGCTTGTTCAGCTCCTCGTCGTTGCGGACGGCCAGCTGCAGGTGGCGGGGGATGATCCTGGTCTTCTTGTTGTCACGGGCGGCGTTCCCGGCCAGCTCCAGGATCTCAGCCGTCAGATACTCCAGCACAGCCGCGAGGTACACCGGGGCGCCGGCACCAACACGCTCAGCATAGTTACCCTTCCTCAGCAGCCTGTGGACACGGCCCACCGGAAACTGCAGCCCGGCCCGGGAGGACCGGGACTTCGCCTTCGCTCTGGTTTTTCCGCTCTTTCCGCGTCCAGACATCTTTCTAACTCACTTCGTGCTATTCCCGCGAGAACACGGACTCAGGCAGAGACTACGCGTTTATATAATCACCTGCTGCTCGCTCATTGGTCAGGCTGAGAGTAAGTCTAATCGTCCAATCAGGAACGAGCAGCACTGCGGTTTCTTTGGTTTTTGCGTTGtgtgattttcaaaataaaaataaagtattttattttgatatggATGACAATTTTAATGCGAACCACGTCAAACACATCAGTATTTACGGCCTAAGGTACTTTACCATGTTCATccaaacagagaaaatcaatcgcacataaaaacacaaaaatatataataacaaaaaccccacaaaagGCGAACAGCAGGGTGTAAACGGACAAAGCCCACAGGACACAGCAAACAGCTCACTGTGCTGTTGGAGGACAGTGAAGAGTCGTTACAGCAGtactctgagtctgtgagccTGGCCACAGCTCTGAGGAGAAACCCAGggtggtttgttttttctcccatCAGTGATGAACAGTAAGAAGTTCATGTTAAAGcacaaatcacaaaaatgcacaaatataATTAATTTGGAATTATAAAGTTGTTTGTGAGCCTAAATATTCCACAACGATCATCAATGTTGATTTTATCCTAGCAGCATTTCTTCCTTTAAAATAACAGAAGTGTCATATTTTGTCAGCTTACCagtgaatttttattttaataaaacagtaaaataaccTTCATATCTGagctcttttctcttcttttactttgaagCGTTACTGTCGTCATCCTGCTGCATGCTAATATCACTCCGCTGCCTCTCACGTGCGATTGGCTGGACCTTTCCAAGTCcgacagagcatgcgcagtaaCGTCTTTGGCCGTTTCAGTTCGCTGTGGTTTCATCAGGAGTATAAACGCCTCTTTTCTCCATTTCAGGCTCATTTTTTATCCTTTCATCGATGCTGTTCTTTTTCCGGAGCTTCCTGGAAAAGTCACGTTCGTTCGTTGTGGTCTAACCAATCAGCATCGCCTTTCCTTCAGGCAGTCTTTCCTGATGACGACACCTCATGCAAATATCACTGTGCTGTTCCCCGCAAGCTTTTGTCCGAGTTGTACTGACACAGATTGCGTATGCATTTTATGAAATGGCCCGAACCACGTTTTGTTTTGATGTAAAACCATTTGAAATAAACACATCAAAAATAATCAATCAGCAgttaaataaacacataataatTGATAATAATTAAGCcataaaagtattttatttattagatgAATGAGTTTAATTTACAGTGAGGTCACTTATTACAACAACAGAAGTGTGGAAACATAAATAAAGTACAAATAATCATAAATAAACGTGTTAAGATTGTAGATACAACGTTTTGATTAAAAATCaagttgtttttaattaagaagtttggatttttttcttttcacattttttgttctaaaataaatatttcagtatTAGTTTTTAGCTGCAGTTCCTCAGACGACCACCAGGCGCAGCTTTAAAGTCTCTAACTAATCAGTGATGTCACACCTTCACAATAAGAGCCCTTTATGACTAACACGGAGACTTTGAGTTAAGAGACCTTCAGAATCAAAgtctttaaaaaacactttaacaaagaaattaaaacaaacaaaagataaatTGTTGAAACAAAATTACGTTAAGAGCTTTAAGAAGATTTTCTTAAGAAGTTTTAGAATTTCCTTAAGAAACCAAAATAttcatgtttgtattttattttgtaattttcctGAAAAACTTTTGATTCTCGGTCCAGTCCAGCAGGGGGCGTAACGAACATTTAAGCTGGTCTGTGAGCAGGAAGAAGTAGTAGTAGGGTTACAGATAagcattaaatgtttttaactttgatttatttgaataaaataattacCTCGTCGataagtgaataaataaaatgtttacttttttaaCTTCTGtgctctttctttttaaattttttccattaaaacaaagtttttgttTTAGGAGAAATTTGGATTTCTTCTCTTAATGTTTTGATATGAAAAAAGAAGCAGGATGCTTGGATTTTCACATTAAAGGTTTCGTGCTGAAGTCTTAGGGTTGTGGACAGCCGTGAACTGCCGGAAACCCACGCATGTCGCAACATCGTGTTTGTAGCAGGTGAGGAGCTCCACCCCATGTTCAGGTCCGGTCGTCACACCTGGACAGAAAGAGCATTTTGTgcattcagtgtttttaaagCCACTTCCTGTTAACAGCAGGGAGGGGCGTGGCCATCTGGGGCTGCAGCTAGCGTTCCAGATTCCTGTGCGGCTCAGACAGCAGCGTCCCCGCTCATTGACGTCCCTTGTCCCGTTCCCACGCTCCGCCCCGTCCCGGCTTTTTTAGCGAATGTAGGCCGCGGGTTCAGCCGTCCTCGCTCCGCCACCGATCCAGGGAGGAGGTCTCTgtctgaggaggaggaagacggCCACGGCAGTGGGTGGAGCCTGGAGTTGACGCAGAGCGGACTTGGGCTGACGGAGGACAACGTCTGTTGGCTGCCGTTCATGAAGGACGAGTTGTTGGAACCCTGATGGCCGCGGTAGTTGTAGTACGCCTGCCAACCCTGACGCTTCCTCTTCCAGCGGCAGCGCAGGATTCGGATGAAGGCCTGAGGACAGGAAGCAGAGGGGAGGAGTCAGCTGGACCTGCAGGAGGACAAGGAGGCGGAGCTTAAACTGTTACCTGTTTAAACTCGCGGCTGTAGCACGGGTAGATGATCGGGTTCAAGCAGCTGTTGAAGTATCCCAACCAGAAGATGACTTTGAAGAAGGTTTCAGGAGGACGCAGGCTGCTGTTGAACGAGCCtgagcacaaacaaacaaacaaacaaacaaacaaacacaaagcttCAGGTGAGACTGCTGCACTTCTGTCTTGCTTTACAGGGGACATGATGAGCCCTGCTCTCAGACACTCACACAGATGCAGGTCTGTGTGTGACGCTGGGTTtaacaaataaatgtttaaagttcaagttttaaaaacatctgtCAGTGCAAACGTGACGtcatgtgattggttggttgTGGCTAACATTACTTCATGTTAGCTAACGACACAGAAACTAAACATCAGTGTGGGAGGATCTCTGTAGTGCTGCAGCAGTGAGTTCATGTTAAACCAGGACATACCGTCCACTCCACTGTAGCAGGACGTGGCTGTTCACTGTTTAGTTAGCTGCACTCAAACAGGAAAGTCTCACTAATCAGTCTTATTTGGTAACAAAGTCtcattttaaagacttttttttgttagtgTGACCATTCGTACAGATGGATGCAGATATTTGTTTCCCATCCAAATTCAGTAATCGATCAGAGTCAGCTGTTCAAACGTGTTATTCCAGATTCAGGTGGACAGACAAAAATCCACTCAGGTGTTAAAAAATCAGTTCAGAGTTCAGACCCTCAGACAGACGTCAGGAGGAAGATGGACTCTGATGAAGAACCTGAAGCTGTGTGAAAGGAGGACGGACCGAAGCAGgaattttcttatttcttaaataaaaattatttttattttaacttctgCTCGTTTTTCTTTGAAAGGACATTGACTTTTTTTCCTGGTGAACATGATGTAGAGAAACAGCTGCAGGACAGAATTatgaccagcagagggcagcgtTCCCCACAACACAGCCCTGCAGAGCTTcatcagaggaggaggaaggctgAAGCTGCAGACCAATCAAAGCCCTCACAAACTAAACACTCGAGTGAAACTGGGGctgcaaacaaaccaaaaagtgATGAGGAGCTCTCGACCCCCACACCTCCACCTCCGTCTCCACCTGCACCTCAACAACAGGCTGAGTTCATGCTGGCGTCTCATAAAGTCAGAGAACTAAATCAGCTTCATTATAAATGATATGATCATCGGTCTGTGTGCAGAGGAGCTCCAGATGTGAGCTCCAGGTGAGAGCTCCAGGTGTGAGCTCCAGGTGTGAGCTCCAGGTGAGAGCTCCAGGTGTGAGCTCCAGGTGTGAGCTAGGAACCATTTAAAACCGACACCAGTAAAAACTTGGCGGCTGTGGATGAATCAGGTTTGAGGTTCAGTGAGAGCACAGACATCAcgtctgtttttattattttatgatcACACATTAAAGCCTTCCTGACTCCTCCTCTCTCAGGTGGAGGTGATCTGCTGGTGTCGGAGGATTCTGGAGGATCAGATTGTTGCTGCTGAGGCGGCCTCCTGAGCAGCAGCATTATTTTGCCCTGAACATGGACTTGTAAGGCGATCCTGCAGCCGTCTGACTGAAGTTTAGAACATGTCACagtttcccatgatgcacctctGTGCTGCAGGAAGCAAAGCTCCTGGTTTGGTGATGGTTCAAGTTTCAGACACTCTTCTTCTTTGGTTTCTGATCACTGCCCACATTAAAGCTTAGCGTCTTTTTGCTGTTTCCTGTTGCGGAGGCGAGTGCGCTGAGGAGGAACCAGAGGATCTCACGTTTCTGCTGTGTTTATAAACGTGTCTCTGTGCTCCAGCTGAAGCATCATCCTCCTGTGCTGTGAGCCTCTCTGAGCGCGCTCAGCAGCGTCTGTGAGGGGCGGGGCTGCCCCCTCTGCTGATTTAGTGCAGATGATGACTCAGCGTGGAGCTGATGCAGTGTGACGAAGGTCAGCAGCTCGGAGCGAGGGAGCGCTCGCAGCAGGCattcaggttaaacatgaaGTTTCTAATAATCAGCCCACAGCTCCAAACActcatgatgtcacacagacatGATGTCAGACAAAGAAGGATTATTATGAGCAGAGCTCACATTCATTCACTGACTTCATCTGCAGGAGCAGCTCCCTGCTCCTCCTCAGGGGTCTGAGCTCTGAGGAGGAGCAGGAAGTTCTGCTGTGCCTCAGGTATGATGACATCACTGAGCTATATTTAACCTGACGAGGTTCAACGGATGTAGAAAAGCGCAAAGTCGTGGACGGCTCGTGTGTCTCGGGAAAACAGCGGCGGGTTAAAGTGGGCTCGTCCAATCCTGCGACTGTTTCTCTGAGACTCAGAGGATCAGAGGCTCGCGGCCCAAAGTAAGCCACCGCTGTCTGTCTCTAATGAAACCCGCGGCGGTCCAGAGGTCACCTGAAGCCAGCGGGATTGTGGGTAAGGCTCAGTGTGATCGGCGGGCTCTTTGAGATAAGTCAGTGTTATTGAGAGAGTTACAGCCGAGCTGAGGAAGATCAACGGGGATTCCTCCAGCAGCCTTTTTAGGAGGTCTGAGTCCTTCCACTCCACGGCGCTCGGAGGCCCGACGACCTCCTTATATGCACCGCCGCCGTGAACGCGTGACATCTCAGAGCTGCACTCTCAGAGAGGATGCTTCATTACTCACCTGTTTAAAGTTTGTATGATTAGGGGTGTGGCCAcctgtgactgaca is a window encoding:
- the LOC134635830 gene encoding histone H2A.J, giving the protein MSGRGKSGKTRAKAKSRSSRAGLQFPVGRVHRLLRKGNYAERVGAGAPVYLAAVLEYLTAEILELAGNAARDNKKTRIIPRHLQLAVRNDEELNKLLGRVTIAQGGVLPNIQAVLLPKKTEKAK